The genomic DNA CAGGTTGCGGCCCGAGGCGCCGAGCATCACCGGATGTCCGGCGGCGAGTTCGCGTTTGATGTCGTCGATCGAAGCGACGGGCAGCACTTTGACCGAACCGAGCTTGAGGTAGGAGCGCATAATCTCCGCGGTCTGCGCGGCGTCGGTGCTTTCGAAATAACCCAGCGAAGACATCTCGTAGGCGACGATCCCGTCGATGAGCCGCCGCATCTCCTCGCGGCTGAATCCGGTGGTGCCGTTCAGATAACCCTGGACCATGAGCATGGAGGCTTCTTCGCAGGCGTCCTCATCCTTAGCGTCCCAGACGGAAAAGGGCGCCTGGTAGACCATCGGGACTTTCAGGTTGATGCTCGCGGGCAGGGCGGGAGCGGACTTGGCAGGAGCAGGATCGGCGGGCGCGGGCTCGGCGGCCGGGGTTTCAGCGGCGGCTGGAGCCGGCGGCGGTCCGACGACCGGAGCTGGGGGAGACGGGGTGATGGCCGCGGGTTCGGCTGGCGGAGCGGTCTTGGTAAGTTCGCCGACTTCTTCGGCCGAGATCGCTGGCGGCAGCGGACCTTGTTCCGCGCGGCGCAACAGATCGCTGGCATCCTGGCGGTAACGCCAAAGGAGCATGGCCGAGAGGACCGTGACCAGGCTGATGGTGACGATGAATTTTTTGGCGTTGTTGATCATAAGGAAGTGTGAGAGTGCGGGAGTGCAGGAGTGCGGGAGAGTAAGATCTCGCAACCTTGTCTCTCATGATTCTGCCGTAATTTTGCTCCGTTGTCGAGTTTTAATCCCTGAATTATTGTATACTGGCAATATGATCAGATACGCTCAACTCAACGGTTTTTTTAGTCGGCATCGCTGGCTACGCTACGCCTTATTCTTCGCGGTTGCTTTGGCCGTGAATAGCTTCGTGCTCTGGCAGCGTTCTTTTGCCGATCCGGATTCTTTTTATCATCTGAAGATGGCTTTGCTCCTCAAGGAGCGCGGTTTCGTCGCTGATTTTCCCTGGCTGCCGTTCACGACCTTGGCGCACGCTTACGCTGACCATCATTTTTTGTATCACTGGGCGATGGTGCCGTTCATCGCCGTCTTCGGTCCGTTCGTCGGCGCCAAGGCGTCCGCCGTCTTTTTTGCTTCGGCCGCGCTGACCGCTTTCTATCGCCTGTTGCGCGTCTGTCGCGCCGCTGCCCCGCTTTTCTTCGCGGCCCTGCTCGCCACCTCC from Patescibacteria group bacterium includes the following:
- a CDS encoding C39 family peptidase, with protein sequence MINNAKKFIVTISLVTVLSAMLLWRYRQDASDLLRRAEQGPLPPAISAEEVGELTKTAPPAEPAAITPSPPAPVVGPPPAPAAAETPAAEPAPADPAPAKSAPALPASINLKVPMVYQAPFSVWDAKDEDACEEASMLMVQGYLNGTTGFSREEMRRLIDGIVAYEMSSLGYFESTDAAQTAEIMRSYLKLGSVKVLPVASIDDIKRELAAGHPVMLGASGRNLHNPNFKNGGPVYHMLVAKGYKPGWIITNDPGTRKGTDYLYAEDVLFNALHDWNGGDVLNGAKVMIVAR